In Desulfofustis limnaeus, the genomic stretch TAGCGCTGCAGCATGGCGAAAAAATCGCCGAGCAACGCGGCCAGGTCGATATGCTTGAGCGGGGTTGCCTGCACCTGGTCGATCAGGTGTTGCAGATCGACACGAAAATCGCGGCGATCGGTCACCTGGGGATTGACGTCGGTCAGTTCGATGACGACCCGGCACAATTTCTGAATATCACCTTTGATGACCCCGGCGACCAGATCGACGAGCTGCTCAGCCGTTCGTTTGTCCAGGTGGCCGGTCGTGCCGCAGTCGATAAAACAGAGTCGTCCTCCAGCCAACAGGAAAATGTTGCCGGGGTGCGGATCGGCATGGAAAAAGCCGAAGGTGAGGCATTGCTTGAAGACCGCCTTGGTAGCGTTGGCGACGATGGTTCGGCGCAGCTCCGGCCGCAGCTCGGTCGAATCGACCAGAGACAGCGGTCGCCCTTTTATCTCCTCCAGGGTCAGGACATTGCGTGTGGTTGCCTGCCAATAGACCTTGGGAAAAGAGATGTCAGCGTCGTTTTCGAAATAGCGATGCAGTCGTTCGGTGGCCTGGCCCTCCTGGATGAAATTGACTTCCCGCAGCAATTCCCGGGAGAATTCCTGGGCTACCTCGATGGGGCTGTAACCGAGATCGCTGAAATAGGATTCCACCAGCTGAGCCAACCCTTCCAGCAACAACACATCGTCTTCCACCCGCTCCCGGTTCCCCGGCTTCAAGACCTTGATAACGACCTCTTCACCACCAGCCAACCGGGCTCGATGAACCTGAGCCAGAGAGGCTGCAGCCAGGGGAACCTTGTCGATTTCGACGAAAAGCGATTCGAGACGCCCGGGAAACTCCTGGTGCAGCACTCCTTCGATCTCCACATAGGAGACCGGTGAAACCTTATCTTGCAGGAGCGAGAACTCTTCGGCCCAATCCGCCGGAATCAGGTCCGGACGGGTCGACATTATCTGACCAATCTTGATGAACGTCGGTCCCAACCGCTCGAGCACCATGCGGGCTCTGACCGGTCGGCTCAACGTCTCATAGTGAGGGTGCCGGTCGGCCTCGATATCTTCGCGTGATTTTCCGAGTATCCGGTGCAGTCCGGTTTCCGTTATCACTTCACGAAAACCGAATTGCGACAGAACCTTGATGATTTCAGCAAGCCGTTTGGTGTTTTTAAAGGTCTTCCTGATCGACGTAATTTTCATCTTCCCGGTCGAGCGAGAGGTTATGATGCCATGATGGAGAGGATGGCTCGATCCCGATCGCTGCTAATGGCGAGTGCATCCTGCCAACGGACAAAGTCGTTCAGGGACCAGTCAAGTCCGTTGTTTTTCCACAGGGCTTTGAGTTCCGGGAGAAAATCTTCGATAACGGTGTAAATATCCTTGGCGCTGGGACCTTGTGGGTTGAGATGAGCCAGGGAGAGGAGATCGGCCACTTGGACGATGATCGGTGCTACTTGATTGAATGGAGATTCCTGCGGACGGTGGTGATAGCCGACGGCATTGATCAAGGAGCGGGGAAAGAGCCAGCGGTTGAACAGGCGAACGGCGATTTCGTCGTGCCCGATCGCATAGGTATCGCTTTCCCGAAGATAGCGCGAAAAATCGGTTGGATCGGCAAGAACCAGGATATCGGCGTGGCCGCCACCCAGAGCGACCAGGATGATGAGCTTGCCGATGTCGTGAATCAAGCCGGCGATAAACAATTCTGAGGCTGACAGGCGTAACTCATCGGCAATGATCTTCGCCGCCAGACCACAATGAAACGAGTGGTCCCAAAAGCGGTTGACCGCATCCCGATTGTTGCGGCACATGGATTGACAAGAGGTGAAGACCGCTTTGCCGACGACAATGTTGCGTATTTCGTTGTAGCCAAGCACCGTGATCGCTTTTTCCACACTGTTCACCTGCCTCGGCATGCCGAAAAAAGCGGAATTGGCGAGCTTGAGAATGGTGGCGCACATGACCTGGTCGGGGAGGATGGCCACCATCAGGTCGTGGGCGGAACTGTCCGGGTCGCCGGTCACCTGCAAGACTCGACTCACCGTCGCTGGCAGTGCCGGCAAGGCTTCCAATTGGTTAAGAATGGCGACGCGCTGTTCATTCATGATGGGGTGCTGGATTTTTTTGCTTGAATGGTTTGGATTGCGCCATTGATCATCTCCGGGGCGACATCCATAAGGTGATGCAGTTTCATGACTTCCAATGTCCGTAAGACCAGATCCGGATCAAATTGAGAGCCGGCACCGTTGACCAATTGCTGCACGACACCCTCCGGTGACAATCGTTTTCGGTGGGGTCGATCGCTGTTCATCGCCGCCAAGGCGTCAACCAAGGCAAACAACCGAGCCCCGAACGGAATCTCTTCTCCCTTGAGCCCTTCGGGGGAGCCGTATCCATCGTAACGTTCGGCGTGATGGAGAAGAATGGCCCGTTCACCGGCAAAGAAGTCGAAAAGCTCGGTTAGCTCCAGTAACTTGTAAGGAAAATCGTTCATTAATTCCCGCTCATCACTGGAGAACTCCTGCCGTTTTCTGATCATCTCGTTGTGCAGCAGCAACCTGATTGAGGTCTGCAGCGTGCTGGCATTCTTGAAAGTTCGGATCAGCGATTCCGGCATGTTCATCTGGTGACCGATCAACTCGACATAGCGACGAACCATTTTGATGTGGGCCTGGTTTTCTTGTCCGGCAATCTCTTTTGCCAATAACTGCAAGGACTCTATGGCTGATTTTCGTGTCTTGTCGAGAATCTTGGCCACTGTTTCCTTGACGTGCGCCATGGTCTGCCGGGACGAGCTGCCATCGCCGGGTATCGGCCGTGCAGGTTGGTACACCGCCACGCGGTTGCGTCCCTCGGCCTTGGCCGCAAACAGGGCCTGTTCGGCAAAAGTGATGAGTTGATCGTCGTCTTCTGGTCGGTGCTCCATCAGGGATGCGATCCCTACGGAGAGGGTCAGCCGATAGCGTTGCGTTCCTCTGACAAAGGCCTTGCCTTCCAGGCTGTTCCTGATCTTCTCCGCCATGGTGACAGCCTCAGCCAGAGAGGTCTCGGGCAGCAGAGCAACAAAAACCTCCCCGCTGAAGCGAAAGCAGACCCCCTTCGGGGTGGTCATGGAGGTGAGACGGGCGGCAAAGTCGTTGAGGACAAAATCGCCGTAAGCTCGACCGGCCTTTTTGTTTAATTCATCGAAGAAGTCGAGATCCAAAAGAAGCAGGGACAGATCGCTGCCGTGCTCCAGATGGTAAGAGAACTCACGGGCGAGTACTTTGTTGAGGTGCCGGCGATTATAAAGACCGGTGAGGCCGTCACGCGAGGCAAGCACATCGAGAAAGTCACTATGCTGTTTCATCGACTGCTGCTGCTGCCGAAGGGTCTGCTCCAAGTCGTTTACGTGTCGTTCACGATCTTCTTTTTCCCGGAAAAGTGAACGGATACGCTGGAGCAGGGGCATGTATGCGACCACGGCTTCGGCTGTTGGTTCGGCGTGGAAGATGATCGGGCCCGGGGTGCCGACGGTGGCGGGTCCTCTGCCTCCTGCCAGAAGAAGCGGTATATTCTCCGGAAAATCAGTATCTGGTCTGATGGCCGACCAGGGATTGTCCGGTGGGTGCAGCAGGATTATGCATTCGAAATCATGAGAACGGCAATGACCTTGGACGGCGGCGGCTTTCTGCACAACAAACACCTGAAAGCCCAGTGCTGACAGGGCTTCGTTTATCTCTTCCTGGTTGTCGGCGGCAGAGACAAGCAGCACTTTCCCTTTTTGTTGGTCGGTCATAGGGCCATCTGGGGGTGTGGGTGGATCGATTGGAGGCAGCACCTTCTCTTCTGCAAGTATAGTAATTTGATAAAAAGATTACAAATACAAGTAAAATAAAGTGGTCTATGGAACAGCAAGCGATTTGCCTCGTTCACTCCGGCTGAGCGGGCACAGGCGAAGCCTGCAGCCAACTCAGCCTCGACAGAAGGCTTTCACGTCAAGTTCGGGCTGCGCGCGAAAGGCCATTTTAAGAAGGGGCAGCAACCGTTCTTTCACGAGGTCGAGCGATGGCAGCACCGGCATCCGGGGCAGCAGCGTCTCGACGTTGTCGGGCGGCTGCAAGTGCATTTTGTCTTCCAAGGCGGCACGATCGCCCGGGTCCGGGCGGCTTCCCGTCAGGAGGTGTTCATCATGCTGGTCGAGCGTCTTGATGAACGAGAGGATGTTCTGCAGGTCATTTTTCCGATAAAAAAGGTTGATTTGTTCGACGATCGTTTCCCACTGCTCTTCGATCTCCTGCCTGGTTCGCCGGTATGATTCGCTCCTGGCCTGCAGCCGTTCATAGATGGAGAAGAAAAGACGTTGGAAACGCATCCTCCTGGTAATGCCGGGGCACGCCTCGCTGGCGAAGAGACGGGCGCGGATGGTAGGCGAGGAGCAGAGGTAATCGTCGTAAAAAAAGCCGCCATCGAGGTCCAGCAGCTGCTGGAACTGCCTGATCAAATCCGGCTCGCACAGCAGTATGTAGAGGCGAATGAGATCAAGACCGATTCCCGCTTCGAACTCAGCCGTGGCGTCGACGATGGTGTCGAGGTAGGCGGCGCTGTCCTGCTCGATGACTTTCCTCAGGCCGAAATAACGATCGGCGATATCTTTTTTGATCTGGTAGGCGAGGACCTTATCAATATCTTCCATGGCGGTAATGTCCTTGATCAACGTCCGGCAAAAGCGTAGCGACGCTCGGTGATAGTCATTATAGTGGATCGGATGAAGCAAATCACCCCTCTCTGATCAATTGTACGGCAACACATGGATAGCTGGGAAGAAATAAAAGCGGCGGTGAAGCAGCAGTCCGATATCGTGCAGATTGTTGGTGAGCATGTTGATCTGAAGCGAAGCGGCGTGCGTTACCTGGGGCTGTGCCCCTTTCATCAGGAAAAGACCCCGTCCTTCTCGGTTCACCCGGGTCAGCAGTTTTATTATTGTTTCGGCTGTGGGGCCGCCGGTGACGTTTTCAACTTCGTCATGGAATACAACCATGTGGAGTTTAGAGAAGCGCTGAAAGTGCTGGCCGATCGGTTACATATCAGTCTTCCGCAACAGCAGCAGTCGGACTGGGAGATCGAACAGGAACGCCAGCGGCAGGCATTGTTTGCGGTCAGCGACAAGGCCGCACATCTCTATCATCGTTTTCTGCTTCAGGCTCCCGAAGCTCAATCGGCCCGCCGTTATTTGCAGCAGCGAGGAATCAGCCCGGCGGTCATTGAGCGGTATCGGTTGGGGTATGCACCTTCGATCGAAGATGCCGGCTGGAATTTCCTCGGCTATCAACTCGATCAGGCAGAACGTGAAGCGGCCGTGGAGGCCGGCTTGCTGGCAACCAAGGAGCAGGGGCGAGTCTACGATCGTTTCCGTGATCGAATCATGTGTCCGATCTGTGATTCCCGTGGTCGGGTGGCAGGATTCGGCGGGCGGATCCTCGGAGATGGAAACCCGAAATATCTCAACTCTCCGGAAAGCCGGATTTACCATAAAAGCAACCTGCTGTTCGGTTTGTTCCAACAACTCGACGAGATCCGGAAACAGCGCCGGGTCACCGTGGTGGAGGGCAATTTCGATCTGCTGTCTCTGGTGAACCATGGGTATCAGTCCGTGGTTGCTCCGCTGGGAACGGCCTTGACCAAAGAGCAGCTCCGTCTGGTTAAGGCAATGGTCGATGAAGTGGTTTTGCTTTTTGACGGTGACAGCGCCGGAAGCAAAGCGGCAGAGCGAGCTGTGCCGCTGTTTTTGGCCGAACGGATCAGCGCCAAGGTGGCGCTACTCCCGGCAGGAGAGGACCCGGACAGCTTCATCCGAAAGCACGGCCGCGAGGAGTTGGAGAAAGTCGTAGCGCAGGCTGAACCGTTGCCTGAGTTTGCCCTTAACTGCATGATACGGCGGCATGGCATGAGCCTGGACGGCAAGACGAGAATCGTGGAAGAGCTCCAACCGCTTCTGGCGGCTGCCGATTCGACTTTGCAACGATCGGTCATGGCCGCCCACTTTGCCGGGGTGCTGGGCATCGATGCCGAGCAATTACAGCGTGCGCTGGCGATGCCTGGCAGGGCGGTGGTGGATTCATCCGGGCAGGCGCCGGCGGTGTCGAAACGAGAGCAGGCCGCTCAACTGAGCGGCGGACTGCGCGACTTGATCTCGTTTATGGTCTTTCACCCTCAACGATTGCCTGAACTAGTGGACGTCGGCGCTGAGGAATTGGTGGCCGGCAGCATCGGTGAGATTATTTTGATCCAATTGCAGCAGTTGCGTGCGGCACGAGGAGATGGATTGCAGCCGGAGGAGTTACTGTCGGCATTGCCCGAAGGCGAAGAGCGATCGTTGGTGGCATCGTTGTTGAGCGGAGGAGATACCGGCAAACGCTTCATGATGGTTGCTTCCGAAACAGGTGAAGACAGCCTGGACGATGTCATGCAGTGGGTGCGGCGTTGCATTCTCAAAAAACGTTCCGATGACTTGATGAATTCCATCATTGACGCTGAAAAAGCAAATGATATGAGAACGATAATCGAATTGCAGCGGCAAAAAGTGGTCGTTGATACCGAATTGAAGGCTCTGTAGGAAGAAGGTTGGAGACGAAATGGCCATCATCTTTCCCCATCCGGACCTTTCCGTCGCGTTTTGCGAATAATTGCTATTTCTCCTATGAGTTGTTGATTTTCAACTGCTTATACTCTAATAATGGGGAATCTGGACCGGGAGGAACGCTGGTTTCCCGATCGAGCTGTTAACGCCGGGGTGGGACGGGATATGGGGGTACGATGACGGCGGACGATTTTGATGAATTGAACATGAACGAATTCGATTCCGGTGAGGAGAATGGCTATTATGGCGGCGAACCGGAAGACGAGTCGTCTATTTGGGACCTGACCGGCATTTTCCAGGCCGAAGAACAGCCGCACCCGGTGATCCTCCCTGAGGATGTGGCCGAAGATCGTCGTCAGCAGAAAGGTGATCGCAGGCAGAGCCCGCTTGGCGGTAGACGCCAGGGCGACCGGCGGCGAATATCCCGGTCGCCGCTGCAAAACGGCGTACACTCCATCGATCCGATGAATATCTATCTGCGAGAGATGGGAAGCTTGGCTTTGCTCAGTCATGAAGAAGAACTGAAGCTTGCCAAGATGATGGAGGAGGGGAAGTATCGCATCCAGAACGCTGTCCTGTCTACGCAGTTGGCCGTTCCAATCCTGCAGCAACTGGTAACCGAGCTTACCACCGGTAGAAGCAAGATTTTTCAGGTCTTGCACGGGATCCCCGATAACGACCCGAAAATCATCAAGAAAGAAACCAAAGCCTTCCTGGCATGTTTTCAGGAAGCGCTGAAGATTGAAGCCAAGCGTATTGAGCTTCTAGCAGAAGCGCGCCGGGCCGGGTCTGACATAACCTCCTTTGCCGAGGTTCGCCAGCGGATTTTGGCTGCCGGCGCCGAGTTTGCCGAGGTGTTCCGTGGGCGCCTCATCTGTTTGGACTGCATTAATTCCATAGCTGCCGGTATTGAAGAACTGGCTCGTCGTTTTCGCCAGGTGCTGATGGAGGTCCTCACGGAGCGAAGCCGTGTCTTTGGCCCCCAAGAGCCTGACCACGTGCTGCTCGAAGCCGTCGAGATGCAGGTCAATCGCCAGTTCATGAGCGAATCGGGACTGGATGCGGAGGTATTCTCCTATCTGCATGAGGAAATAGAAGCCGGTCGATCTCTTACTAAAGAGGCCAAGGAATCTCTGGTGCGGGCCAA encodes the following:
- the dnaG gene encoding DNA primase: MDSWEEIKAAVKQQSDIVQIVGEHVDLKRSGVRYLGLCPFHQEKTPSFSVHPGQQFYYCFGCGAAGDVFNFVMEYNHVEFREALKVLADRLHISLPQQQQSDWEIEQERQRQALFAVSDKAAHLYHRFLLQAPEAQSARRYLQQRGISPAVIERYRLGYAPSIEDAGWNFLGYQLDQAEREAAVEAGLLATKEQGRVYDRFRDRIMCPICDSRGRVAGFGGRILGDGNPKYLNSPESRIYHKSNLLFGLFQQLDEIRKQRRVTVVEGNFDLLSLVNHGYQSVVAPLGTALTKEQLRLVKAMVDEVVLLFDGDSAGSKAAERAVPLFLAERISAKVALLPAGEDPDSFIRKHGREELEKVVAQAEPLPEFALNCMIRRHGMSLDGKTRIVEELQPLLAAADSTLQRSVMAAHFAGVLGIDAEQLQRALAMPGRAVVDSSGQAPAVSKREQAAQLSGGLRDLISFMVFHPQRLPELVDVGAEELVAGSIGEIILIQLQQLRAARGDGLQPEELLSALPEGEERSLVASLLSGGDTGKRFMMVASETGEDSLDDVMQWVRRCILKKRSDDLMNSIIDAEKANDMRTIIELQRQKVVVDTELKAL
- a CDS encoding bifunctional diguanylate cyclase/phosphohydrolase, with protein sequence MTDQQKGKVLLVSAADNQEEINEALSALGFQVFVVQKAAAVQGHCRSHDFECIILLHPPDNPWSAIRPDTDFPENIPLLLAGGRGPATVGTPGPIIFHAEPTAEAVVAYMPLLQRIRSLFREKEDRERHVNDLEQTLRQQQQSMKQHSDFLDVLASRDGLTGLYNRRHLNKVLAREFSYHLEHGSDLSLLLLDLDFFDELNKKAGRAYGDFVLNDFAARLTSMTTPKGVCFRFSGEVFVALLPETSLAEAVTMAEKIRNSLEGKAFVRGTQRYRLTLSVGIASLMEHRPEDDDQLITFAEQALFAAKAEGRNRVAVYQPARPIPGDGSSSRQTMAHVKETVAKILDKTRKSAIESLQLLAKEIAGQENQAHIKMVRRYVELIGHQMNMPESLIRTFKNASTLQTSIRLLLHNEMIRKRQEFSSDERELMNDFPYKLLELTELFDFFAGERAILLHHAERYDGYGSPEGLKGEEIPFGARLFALVDALAAMNSDRPHRKRLSPEGVVQQLVNGAGSQFDPDLVLRTLEVMKLHHLMDVAPEMINGAIQTIQAKKSSTPS
- a CDS encoding sigma-70 family RNA polymerase sigma factor, yielding MNEFDSGEENGYYGGEPEDESSIWDLTGIFQAEEQPHPVILPEDVAEDRRQQKGDRRQSPLGGRRQGDRRRISRSPLQNGVHSIDPMNIYLREMGSLALLSHEEELKLAKMMEEGKYRIQNAVLSTQLAVPILQQLVTELTTGRSKIFQVLHGIPDNDPKIIKKETKAFLACFQEALKIEAKRIELLAEARRAGSDITSFAEVRQRILAAGAEFAEVFRGRLICLDCINSIAAGIEELARRFRQVLMEVLTERSRVFGPQEPDHVLLEAVEMQVNRQFMSESGLDAEVFSYLHEEIEAGRSLTKEAKESLVRANLRLVISVSKKFVNRGLQFSDLIQEGNIGLMKAVDKFDYHRGYKFSTYATWWIRQAITRGIADQGRTIRLPVHMIETINRLLRVSKEFLLEELREPTPEEMAEQLGTEVSKVKTALKIAKDAISLDTPVGEDGETFLGDFIEDVDRPGPDDLSMTASLRECLNQVMSTLTPREAKVLRMRYGIDVDYDHTLEEVGRCFAVTRERIRQIEAQAIQKLKHPSRIEELRVFMTE
- a CDS encoding HDOD domain-containing protein, coding for MNEQRVAILNQLEALPALPATVSRVLQVTGDPDSSAHDLMVAILPDQVMCATILKLANSAFFGMPRQVNSVEKAITVLGYNEIRNIVVGKAVFTSCQSMCRNNRDAVNRFWDHSFHCGLAAKIIADELRLSASELFIAGLIHDIGKLIILVALGGGHADILVLADPTDFSRYLRESDTYAIGHDEIAVRLFNRWLFPRSLINAVGYHHRPQESPFNQVAPIIVQVADLLSLAHLNPQGPSAKDIYTVIEDFLPELKALWKNNGLDWSLNDFVRWQDALAISSDRDRAILSIMAS
- a CDS encoding ABC1 kinase family protein, with translation MKITSIRKTFKNTKRLAEIIKVLSQFGFREVITETGLHRILGKSREDIEADRHPHYETLSRPVRARMVLERLGPTFIKIGQIMSTRPDLIPADWAEEFSLLQDKVSPVSYVEIEGVLHQEFPGRLESLFVEIDKVPLAAASLAQVHRARLAGGEEVVIKVLKPGNRERVEDDVLLLEGLAQLVESYFSDLGYSPIEVAQEFSRELLREVNFIQEGQATERLHRYFENDADISFPKVYWQATTRNVLTLEEIKGRPLSLVDSTELRPELRRTIVANATKAVFKQCLTFGFFHADPHPGNIFLLAGGRLCFIDCGTTGHLDKRTAEQLVDLVAGVIKGDIQKLCRVVIELTDVNPQVTDRRDFRVDLQHLIDQVQATPLKHIDLAALLGDFFAMLQRYKIRCPSDLLLLVKALSTIESVAAEIDPTFDVLSHVEPEIEEVVTNRYGIGAIRKRLQKSLVNYLLLLEDMPGDIQRFLDHARHNRFTLNLELMRIEHLGEKIDQASRLMGMAMIISALIVGSSILLLADRISTQQGLIGHLGVIGLILAALYSAGFIASFLLPKKKSK